One genomic window of Arachis stenosperma cultivar V10309 chromosome 10, arast.V10309.gnm1.PFL2, whole genome shotgun sequence includes the following:
- the LOC130954122 gene encoding protein PLASTID TRANSCRIPTIONALLY ACTIVE 12, chloroplastic — MASNSIHSNLLPKSPFNHFQTSSYLVGSFPAGILQVRVGFSNSRRFPSYSCIKCEKKDDHNIEHVSVERPPYYSYMDSTSGQLEPASGARASVPDQEYWPEGTASQVRAARAPLPGGESSSSPSYGSQPGSRRKNYKTAAASSSSIDVESSDPAPSDEASLVESTEDAQDSSSEFVVYQSEPEEEEEAGYDLDKKIGNPHPFIDPRVKKKIEGTLPEEELWWNWKKPEKEQWSRWQRRKPDADTVFLKAMAETGQVKLYGEHPTLTETSLYRARRHLYKEERLQAEEDRLEEIGPMAYYSEWVKAWKGDTSREAIQKHFEETGEDETAQLIEMFSHQTDREYRVMMGTDVRIKRDPLAMRMKEEQIKQIWGGDPVYPTVNYIQDPNEVIDYRGPDFHEPTPNMLAYLMEHGHIITREELNTILAKEKPEQHVVTDVDEAMAKAVDIGENDDEEDSDVEDEEEGEEEEEEEKITRNWSVLKSTPELRQSKPKPKKDGPMSLDEAIDDSENLTDFLMDFGEEE; from the exons ATGGCTTCCAATTCCATTCATTCCAATCTCCTTCCCAAGTCTCCCTTCAATCACTTCCAG ACATCATCCTACTTGGTTGGTTCATTCCCTGCTGGGATTTTGCAAGTTAGAGTTGGTTTCAGCAATTCAAGGAGGTTTCCTTCATATAGTTGTATAAAATGTGAAAAGAAAGATGATCATAATATTGAGCATGTATCTGTTGAGCGTCCACCTTACTACAGTTACATGGACTCCACCTCTGGCCAGCTTGAGCCGGCCTCCGGTGCTCGAGCAAGTGTTCCAGATCAAGAGTATTGGCCTGAGGGAACTGCTAGTCAGGTGAGGGCTGCCAGGGCGCCTCTGCCAGGTGGCGAATCGTCAAGTTCTCCGTCTTATGGTAGCCAGCCTGGAAGTAGGAGGAAGAATTACAAAAcagctgctgcttcttcttcaagtaTTGATGTAGAATCGTCTGACCCTGCACCATCTGATGAGGCTTCTTTGGTTGAATCCACTGAGGATGCCCAAGATTCTTCGTCTGAGTTTGTTGTTTATCAGTCAGAAccggaggaagaagaagaggcagGATATGACCTTGATAAGAAAATTGGAAATCCTCACCCGTTTATTGATCCAAGagttaaaaagaaaatagagggCACACTTCCTGAGGAAGAACTATGGTGGAACTGGAAGAAGCCAGAGAAAGAACAATGGTCCAGGTGGCAAAGGAGGAAACCAGATGCTGATACG GTTTTCCTGAAAGCCATGGCAGAAACTGGGCAAGTAAAGCTTTATGGTGAGCACCCAACATTGACAGAAACGTCTCTTTACCGAGCAAGACGCCATCTTTATAAGGAAGAGAG GCTTCAGGCTGAGGAAGATAGACTGGAAGAGATTGGTCCGATGGCATACTATTCAGAATGGGTAAAAGCATGGAAAGGGGACACATCTCGTGAAGCTATTCAGAAGCATTTTGAAGAGACTGGTGAAGATGAAACTGCTCAACTAATTGAAATGTTCAGCCACCAAACTGATCGGGAGTATCGCGTAATGATGGGAACTGATGTGCGTATTAAAAGGGATCCTTTAGCAATGCGAATGAAGGAGGAACAGATAAAGCAAA TATGGGGTGGAGATCCAGTTTACCCAACCGTGAACTATATTCAAGATCCAAATGAAGTGATCGACTACAGGGGACCGGATTTCCATGAACCAACACCAAATATGCTGGCTTATCTGATGGAG CATGGACACATTATTACAAGGGAGGAACTCAACACTATTCTGGCAAAGGAGAAGCCTGAACAGCATGTG GTGACAGATGTAGATGAAGCTATGGCCAAAGCCGTTGACATTGGTGAAAATGAT GATGAAGAGGATAGTGAtgttgaagatgaagaagagggagaagaagaggaagaggaagagaagatCACTCGTAATTGGAGCGTCTTGAAAAGTACTCCTGAGCTTCGCCAGTCAAAG CCAAAACCAAAGAAGGACGGTCCTATGTCTCTGGATGAGGCTATAGATGATTCTGAGAACTTGACTGATTTCCTCATGGactttggagaagaagaatga
- the LOC130955984 gene encoding BTB/POZ domain-containing protein At5g03250 produces MTENYGEGNLVSQTEAFLNEVFSTWPDSIKALETCEEVLPFAEDLHVVSRCIDSLAMKACSDPSLFKWPVGGRKSQDNAMANGISTEIKPQPQGDNWWYYDVSLLSLPLFKRLILAIESKGMKPESVAGCLIYYLRRFLPLMNRQSSFKDKSHATIPTTSEADQRALLEEIVELLPNKRGVTSSKHLLRLLRTAMILRASPSCKENLEKRVGAQLDQAVLVDLLIPNMGYSVETLYDVDCIHRILDHFMSIYLPASVTASPLILEEGTLIAANDPLTSMTMVASLLDGYLAEVASDANLSLSKFQALAVAVPDYSRPLDDGIYHAVDIYLKAHPWLTDTEREQLCRLMNCQKLSIEASTHAAQNERLPLRVIVQVLFFEQLRLRTSISGWFFVSDNLANSQDQSGNLGLHRSDSNHQLDSAGGTDNVRERLLQIEKECSEIRNELQKLTKTKRSWNIFSRRFGFRRKTDSSSSKESNSTNAKTQSSTVNGKPNRESS; encoded by the exons ATGACTGAAAATTATGGTGAAGGAAATCTTGTTTCGCAGACAGAAGCTTTTCTGAATGAAGTTTTTAGTACTTGGCCAGACTCCATAAAAGCCCTTGAAACATGTGAGGAAGTGCTACCTTTCGCCGAAGACCTGCATGTTGTTTCAAGGTGTATTGATTCCTTGGCAATGAAGGCTTGTTCGGATCCAAGCTTATTCAAGTGGCCAGTGGGAGGACGTAAAAGCCAAGACAATGCAATGGCGAACGGAATTTCCACTGAGATAAAGCCACAACCTCAAGGTGATAATTGGTGGTATTATGATGTGTCTTTGTTAAGCCTGCCCTTGTTTAAACGACTGATTTTAGCCATTGAATCGAAAGGTATGAAACCTGAAAGTGTCGCAGGATGTCTCATATATTACCTTAGGAGGTTTCTCCCCTTGATGAATAGGCAATcaagtttcaaggataaatcaCATGCAACCATTCCCACAACCTCTGAAGCAGATCAAAGAGCTCTGTTGGAAGAAATTGTGGAGTTGCTTCCAAACAAGAGGGGGGTCACATCCTCCAAACATCTGCTTAGGTTGCTCAGAACAGCCATGATATTGCGTGCAAGTCCATCCTGCAAGGAAAATTTGGAGAAAAGGGTAGGAGCTCAACTAGACCAGGCTGTGCTCGTCGATCTTCTCATTCCAAATATGGGATACTCAGTTGAAACCCTCTATGATGTAGATTGCATTCATAGGATTCTTGATCACTTTATGTCTATATACCTCCCTGCATCTGTAACAGCTTCCCCACTAATACTCGAAGAGGGAACATTGATAGCTGCGAATGATCCATTGACGTCGATGACAATGGTGGCAAGCTTGTTAGATGGATATCTTGCTGAGGTGGCTTCAGATGCTAATTTGAGCTTGTCTAAGTTCCAGGCACTTGCTGTTGCAGTTCCGGATTATTCTAGGCCGCTTGATGATGGTATATATCATGCAGTAGATATTTACCTTAAG GCACATCCGTGGCTGACAGATACTGAAAGAGAGCAACTTTGCAGACTGATGAACTGCCAAAAACTCTCAATTGAAGCAAGCACTCATGCAGCGCAAAATGAAAGATTACCTCTCCGTGTAATTGTTCAAGTCCTGTTCTTCGAACAGCTTCGGCTTCGCACGTCAATATCCGGCTGGTTCTTTGTTTCTGACAATCTTGCAAACTCACAAGACCAAAGTGGAAATCTCGGCCTCCATAGGAGTGATAGTAATCATCAACTGGACTCTGCAGGGGGAACAGACAACGTGAGAGAACGTCTTTTGCAGATCGAGAAGGAATGCTCAGAAATTCGAAATGAGCTGCAGAAGTTGACAAAGACAAAGAGAAGTTGGAACATTTTCTCTAGAAGGTTTGGCTTTAGGAGAAAAACAGATTCTAGCAGTTCAAAAGAATCAAATAGCACTAACGCAAAGACACAATCGTCCACTGTAAATGGAAAACCAAATCGGGAAAGTAGTTGA